A genomic window from Flavobacterium sp. I3-2 includes:
- a CDS encoding DUF3872 domain-containing protein, whose translation MIAIFNKFRIGLLPIYVMMAILTASVSLVSCSKDDELEIQNDFPFEVNVMPVPKDIANGNTVEIRINIQRTGNYSNTQYFLRYFQFDGQGTLQYYNEPPYLPNDLYPLTSEQFRLYYTSTSAVSQSFDVWISDSFGNEKQVSFQFNSRD comes from the coding sequence ATGATAGCAATATTTAATAAATTCAGAATAGGATTACTGCCTATATATGTAATGATGGCGATCCTGACAGCCTCGGTTTCTTTGGTATCTTGTAGCAAAGATGATGAACTAGAAATACAGAATGATTTTCCTTTTGAGGTCAATGTAATGCCAGTTCCTAAAGACATTGCTAATGGAAATACCGTTGAGATCCGCATTAACATACAGCGTACAGGAAATTACAGCAACACACAATATTTCCTACGCTACTTCCAATTCGACGGACAAGGTACATTGCAGTATTATAATGAACCTCCGTATCTTCCGAATGATTTGTATCCTTTGACATCGGAACAATTTCGATTGTATTATACTTCGACTTCAGCGGTTTCACAATCCTTTGACGTTTGGATTTCGGACAGTTTTGGTAATGAAAAGCAAGTGAGTTTTCAGTTCAATAGTAGAGATTAA
- a CDS encoding molybdenum ABC transporter permease: MISSLVIGIIFLIVGLALRYWINRRKFYRRSHTGAEGFSSYEKQVTIKFLERIGKWIAYALIIFGLLSLWVYSREKKEIKTEQSNQK; encoded by the coding sequence ATGATTTCATCATTGGTTATAGGGATAATATTTTTGATCGTAGGCTTGGCACTTCGCTATTGGATTAACCGGAGAAAGTTTTATAGAAGAAGCCACACTGGAGCAGAGGGCTTTTCGTCTTATGAAAAGCAGGTTACTATTAAGTTTCTTGAACGAATTGGTAAATGGATAGCTTATGCACTAATTATTTTCGGGCTGTTGTCATTGTGGGTTTATTCCCGTGAAAAAAAAGAAATAAAAACAGAGCAATCAAATCAAAAATAA
- the traN gene encoding conjugative transposon protein TraN, with protein MKNLFKTFWAVALTIGFAVTSFAQDSANTKTPLAMGKIEPYRMEVTYDKTSHLIFPTAIRYVDLGSEYLIAGKAEDAENVLRVKASVRNFEAETNFSVITNDGRFYSFNVYYSSYPVALSYDLLTMQKAVDKSNGNDVLFEELGNNSPSLAGLLLETIYKKDKRIVKHIGAKSFGIQFILKGIYIHNGKYYFHTELRNKSNVPFNIDFINFKVVDKKVAKRTVVQERPMIPLRTYKPLEDGINGQSTEQNVFLLDQFTIADNKVLLIEIFEKNGGRHQTLQVENSDLIKARVINDMHLKF; from the coding sequence ATGAAAAATCTTTTTAAAACCTTTTGGGCGGTTGCCCTGACTATCGGCTTTGCCGTAACCTCTTTTGCACAGGATAGTGCAAATACAAAAACACCGCTTGCAATGGGCAAGATAGAACCTTATCGTATGGAAGTTACCTACGATAAAACTTCACATTTGATTTTCCCTACCGCAATTCGTTATGTGGATTTGGGAAGTGAGTACCTGATTGCTGGAAAAGCAGAAGATGCAGAAAACGTATTGCGTGTAAAAGCATCGGTTCGGAATTTTGAAGCCGAAACCAACTTTTCCGTCATTACCAATGATGGTCGTTTTTACTCTTTCAATGTATATTACAGTTCTTACCCGGTAGCGTTGAGCTACGACCTGCTAACAATGCAAAAAGCTGTAGATAAATCCAATGGAAACGATGTGCTGTTTGAAGAATTGGGCAACAATTCTCCGTCTTTGGCTGGCTTGTTATTGGAAACCATTTACAAGAAAGATAAGCGTATTGTAAAACACATCGGGGCAAAGAGCTTTGGTATTCAGTTTATCCTGAAAGGTATCTATATCCACAACGGGAAATACTATTTCCATACAGAATTACGAAACAAAAGCAATGTACCGTTCAATATTGATTTTATCAATTTCAAGGTAGTAGACAAAAAGGTAGCCAAACGTACCGTAGTACAGGAACGACCTATGATACCGCTTCGCACTTATAAGCCTTTGGAAGACGGAATAAACGGACAATCTACCGAGCAAAATGTTTTTCTGTTAGACCAGTTTACCATTGCCGACAATAAGGTGTTGCTGATTGAAATCTTTGAGAAAAACGGCGGACGACACCAAACGCTTCAGGTGGAAAATTCGGACTTGATCAAAGCCCGTGTAATCAATGATATGCACCTGAAATTTTAA
- a CDS encoding conjugal transfer protein TraO: MKKYIYTVMLLFMTITVTQAQRMLPKQKGLEISTGILSDDKIGNDYYISLGMTVNGKNGNYQIWALEYTHQYHKYKSLQIPQETYTAEGGYSFFLLGDARKNITLNAGITGVVGYENINRGETMLYDGAKIMSEDNFIYGAGGRLTFETYLSDRFVLVLQGRTKVLWGTNLRQFRPSAGVGLRFNF; this comes from the coding sequence ATGAAAAAATATATCTACACCGTGATGTTGCTCTTTATGACCATTACAGTAACACAGGCACAAAGAATGCTACCTAAACAAAAAGGTTTGGAGATAAGCACAGGCATTTTGTCTGATGATAAAATCGGTAACGATTATTACATCAGTCTGGGTATGACCGTGAATGGTAAAAATGGCAATTACCAGATTTGGGCTTTGGAATACACACACCAATACCACAAGTATAAATCGCTCCAAATACCACAGGAAACCTACACGGCTGAAGGAGGTTACAGTTTCTTTTTATTGGGTGATGCCCGTAAGAATATCACGCTGAATGCAGGGATAACAGGTGTTGTTGGTTACGAAAACATCAACCGTGGCGAAACGATGCTGTATGATGGTGCGAAAATAATGAGCGAGGATAATTTCATCTATGGTGCCGGTGGTCGGCTGACCTTTGAAACGTACCTGTCTGACAGATTTGTATTGGTTTTACAAGGGCGTACAAAGGTGTTATGGGGTACAAATTTGCGACAGTTCCGACCGTCCGCAGGTGTGGGATTAAGATTTAACTTTTAA